From the genome of Sphingobacterium sp. UGAL515B_05:
CAACGGTTACCGACTGTTCTGAACCGTAGAAATCACCTGAAGTCATGGATGACACCTTTGTTTTGGAATCTTTCGCCCAAGCACCCATTTTATGTGGATTTGCTTTTGCATAATTCTTAACTGCTTTAGGTGCACGGCGATCTGAGTTTCCTTCACGTAATACAGGATTTACAGCAGAACCCAATACCTTTGCATACTTAGCTTTGGCTGACTTTTCTTCATCTGTGGTCGCTTCATCAGGATAGTTCGGAACAGCGTATCCTGCTTGCTGTAATTCAGCGATAGCACCTTTTAACTGCGGAATTGATGCGGAGATATTCGGTAATTTAATGATGTTTGCTTCAGGAGTTGTTGCCAACTGACCCAACTCAGCCAATGCATCAGCAATTTTTTGATCTTCTTTTAAAAATTCTGGAAAGCTAGCAAGAATACGGCCTGCTAAAGAGATATCTCTCAATTCAACATCGATACCAGCTGTAGCTGTAATCGCTTGAACGATAGGCAAAAACGAATAAGTCGCTAATAAAGGAGCTTCATCTGTTTTTGTCCAAACAATTTTTGATTTGTTTGACATAGTAATCTATTAGAAATATGTTTAATTTTTAATGCTATGTGAAATCATTGAAAAATCTGAATTTCTCAAAAATTCGCCTAAAGATAAGAATTAATGCCATAATTAACGAGGAATTGTACCCCTTTTGACAATAAAATTGTGAAAATAAATATATTTTGGCAATACAGAATAAGTCGCTTCACCTCCACCCAAAAGTATTCCTCTTGACATTTCAGTGACGGGATACTACAGGCGAAATCCTATTTTAGCTCAAATTAAAAAACACAACTGACAATGAAAACATTCAAATTGAACAATGGAGTTGAAATTCCGGCAATTGGATTTGGAACTTGGCAAATTCCCGAGGGCGAAGAAGCTTATCAGGCAGTTAAAGAAGCTCTTGCCGCTGGATACACACATATTGACACCGCAGCTATCTATGGAAACGAAAAGAGTGTTGGAAAGGCTATAAAAGACAGTGGTATAGATCGTAATTTACTGTTTATTACAACAAAACTCTGGAACACCGAACGTGGATACGATAAGACAATTGCTGCATTTGAACAATCGCTCAATGATCTGCAATTGGATTACCTCGATCTTTACCTGATTCACTGGCCAGCCAACGAAACACAATTCGCAAACTGGGCTGACATCAACGCCGATACCTGGCGCGCTTTTGAATTTCTATATCAACAGGGAAAAATAAAAGCGATCGGTGTGAGTAATTTTCCAAAAGACTATCTCGCTAAATTATTGGAGTCAGCGACAATCGTACCTGCCGTGAACCAAATTGAATTTCATCCGGGTTATCTTCAGGAAGATACCGTGGCACTCTGCCAATCCAATGACATCCTTGTTCAGGCTTGGTCACCGCTGGGTTCGGGCAGAATATTGCAGGATGAAACACTCGTTGCACTGGCTAAGGAAAAGAATACAAGTGTTGGACAACTCTGTATCAAATTTGCCTTATCTCAGGGCATCTTGCCGTTGCCAAAATCAACCAATCCCGATAATATAAAACGAAATTTAGCTATCGACGATTTTGAGCTGACAGCAAGCGATATCAAAACTAT
Proteins encoded in this window:
- a CDS encoding aldo/keto reductase, which gives rise to MKTFKLNNGVEIPAIGFGTWQIPEGEEAYQAVKEALAAGYTHIDTAAIYGNEKSVGKAIKDSGIDRNLLFITTKLWNTERGYDKTIAAFEQSLNDLQLDYLDLYLIHWPANETQFANWADINADTWRAFEFLYQQGKIKAIGVSNFPKDYLAKLLESATIVPAVNQIEFHPGYLQEDTVALCQSNDILVQAWSPLGSGRILQDETLVALAKEKNTSVGQLCIKFALSQGILPLPKSTNPDNIKRNLAIDDFELTASDIKTILELPQMGFSGSDPKKVAF